In Lotus japonicus ecotype B-129 chromosome 5, LjGifu_v1.2, one genomic interval encodes:
- the LOC130721558 gene encoding protein MAIN-LIKE 2-like isoform X1, protein MFLSMAEMVYIVNVCSEYIVRMKNRKRSHASSEDVGATEDRHRRLHASSRRGDHAATSQAVEASAPVVSPPSPMIEVPLVDYPPSPTVEIPTVVSPPSPMVESSGEESSGEESSGEKSSGEASSGMGGSDEDSIPPPTVDADVLPPEQGEQGAQGGEEDLIQRLPPFPGGPVELSLLTHYADHKAPWAWHALLRTNERYVDRRQLKVATAGGKVWNLACDGDSDSHRRVRELIEQTGLHQLPYCSYPVTDAGLILALVERWHEETSSFHMPFGEMTITLDDVSALLHLPMGSRFYTPGRGERDECAALCAQLMGGSVGIYEAEFDTNRSQTIRFGVLQTRYEAALAEHRYEDAARIWLVNQLGATLFVSKSGGYHTTVYWIGMLEDLGRVCEYAWGAIALATLYDQLSRASRRGTAQMGGFSSLLLGWVYEYLSDRVIIRRADPEYSQDQPRARRWAMSRVGHAGLDERRVMLDELTVDDVIWTSFEDHRAHQPRDPRAMYSGYIRSPFGRVVRRHLPERVLRQFGFIQDVPQHPSEIQTSGSLAETADAAFAEFAPHLRPQGIPATYPGEAVEDYMRWYSAVSHRFIIPDDRREEFSAVTVMRRAVDLLEQSLEVPDAPAEGTHSRSLTERALDLIRSNAFIGTQGVAFAAVRGARAAGGRGRGDRARGGRGRGGRARGEGAPAEGAPVEGARGGRGRGGRARGPRGRRGAGRGRGE, encoded by the exons atgtttctgtctatggctgaaatggtatatatagtgaatgtttgctctgaatatatagtgagaatgaagaacagaaagaggtctcatgcttctagtgaggatgtcggggctactgaggatagacaccggcggttacatgcttctagccggcgcggcgatcatgctgcaacctctcaggcggtggaggcttcagctccagttgtttctccgccgtctcccatgattgaggttcctctggttgattatccgccgtctcccacggttgagatacctacagttgtttctccgccctctcccatggttgagtcctcaggcgaggagtcctcaggcgaggagtcttccggcgagaagtcatcaggcgaggcctcatccggcatgggaggatctgacgaggatagtattcctccgcctactgttgatgctgatgtcctgccgccagagcagggggagcagggggcacagggtggcgaggaggacctgatccagaggttgccgccgtttccgggggggcctgttgagctatcgctcctcacccattatgctgatcacaaggctccctgggcgtggcatgcactcctacgcacaaacgagcggtatgtggaccgtcgacagttgaaggtggccacagctggggggaaggtttggaaccttgcttgtgatggtgattcagacagtcacaggcgggttcgagagttgattgagcagacgggtcttcatcagctaccctattgcagctacccggtgacagatgcaggccttattttggcccttgtggagcgatggcatgaggagactagtagcttccacatgccgttcggggagatgactatcaccttggacgacgtgtcggctcttctccatctccccatggggtcgaggttctatacgcctgggaggggggagagggacgagtgtgcagcgctctgtgctcagttgatgggaggatctgttggtatttatgaggctgagtttgatacgaataggtcccagactattcgctttggggtcttgcagacccggtatgaggctgcgttggcgg agcaccgatatgaggacgctgcacggatttggctggtgaaccagctaggcgccACGCTCTTTGTTAGCAAGAGCGGAGGCTACCATACGACCGTCTATTGGATAGGGATGTTGGAGGATCTTGGTCGAGTGtgcgagtacgcgtggggcgcgattgcgctcgctacgctatacgaccagcttagtcgagcgtccaggagggggacggcccagatgggaggttttagctcgctcctgctaggatgggtctacgagtacctttctgaccgcgtcattatccgtagggcggatccggagtactcgcaggaccagcctagggcgcggcggtgggctatgtcccgggtcgggcatgcaggccttgatgagaggcgagtcatgctcgatgagctgacggtggatgacGTTATATGGACCtcatttgaggaccatcgggctcatcaaccacgggatccgagggccatgtattctggctacatccggtcgccatttggccgtgttgttcgacggcatctaccagagagggttctgcgccagtttggcttcatacaggatgtccctcaacacccctctgagatccagacgtctgggtcccttgctgagaccgcagatgctgcctttgctgagtttgcgccgcacctccgccctcaggggatccccgctacatatccgggagaggctgtggaggattacatgaggtggtacagcgctgtgtcccatcggttcatcatccctgatgataggagggaggagttcagtgcagtg actgttatgcgtcgggccgtggacttgttggagcagtcactcgaggtgccagatgctcctgcagagggcacgcattcccgatccctcactgagagggcgctggatcttattagatccaatgccttcattggtacccagggggtagcctttgctgctgtccgaggagctagagctgcaggaggcagaggtcgtggagacagagcgcgtggaggcagaggccgtggaggcagagcccgtggagagggtgcTCCTGCAGAGGGTGCTCCTGTAGAGGgtgcgcgtggaggcagaggccgtggaggcagagcccgtggacctagaggtcgtagaggggccggtaggggtcggggcgagtga
- the LOC130721558 gene encoding protein MAIN-LIKE 2-like isoform X2 has product MKNRKRSHASSEDVGATEDRHRRLHASSRRGDHAATSQAVEASAPVVSPPSPMIEVPLVDYPPSPTVEIPTVVSPPSPMVESSGEESSGEESSGEKSSGEASSGMGGSDEDSIPPPTVDADVLPPEQGEQGAQGGEEDLIQRLPPFPGGPVELSLLTHYADHKAPWAWHALLRTNERYVDRRQLKVATAGGKVWNLACDGDSDSHRRVRELIEQTGLHQLPYCSYPVTDAGLILALVERWHEETSSFHMPFGEMTITLDDVSALLHLPMGSRFYTPGRGERDECAALCAQLMGGSVGIYEAEFDTNRSQTIRFGVLQTRYEAALAEHRYEDAARIWLVNQLGATLFVSKSGGYHTTVYWIGMLEDLGRVCEYAWGAIALATLYDQLSRASRRGTAQMGGFSSLLLGWVYEYLSDRVIIRRADPEYSQDQPRARRWAMSRVGHAGLDERRVMLDELTVDDVIWTSFEDHRAHQPRDPRAMYSGYIRSPFGRVVRRHLPERVLRQFGFIQDVPQHPSEIQTSGSLAETADAAFAEFAPHLRPQGIPATYPGEAVEDYMRWYSAVSHRFIIPDDRREEFSAVTVMRRAVDLLEQSLEVPDAPAEGTHSRSLTERALDLIRSNAFIGTQGVAFAAVRGARAAGGRGRGDRARGGRGRGGRARGEGAPAEGAPVEGARGGRGRGGRARGPRGRRGAGRGRGE; this is encoded by the exons atgaagaacagaaagaggtctcatgcttctagtgaggatgtcggggctactgaggatagacaccggcggttacatgcttctagccggcgcggcgatcatgctgcaacctctcaggcggtggaggcttcagctccagttgtttctccgccgtctcccatgattgaggttcctctggttgattatccgccgtctcccacggttgagatacctacagttgtttctccgccctctcccatggttgagtcctcaggcgaggagtcctcaggcgaggagtcttccggcgagaagtcatcaggcgaggcctcatccggcatgggaggatctgacgaggatagtattcctccgcctactgttgatgctgatgtcctgccgccagagcagggggagcagggggcacagggtggcgaggaggacctgatccagaggttgccgccgtttccgggggggcctgttgagctatcgctcctcacccattatgctgatcacaaggctccctgggcgtggcatgcactcctacgcacaaacgagcggtatgtggaccgtcgacagttgaaggtggccacagctggggggaaggtttggaaccttgcttgtgatggtgattcagacagtcacaggcgggttcgagagttgattgagcagacgggtcttcatcagctaccctattgcagctacccggtgacagatgcaggccttattttggcccttgtggagcgatggcatgaggagactagtagcttccacatgccgttcggggagatgactatcaccttggacgacgtgtcggctcttctccatctccccatggggtcgaggttctatacgcctgggaggggggagagggacgagtgtgcagcgctctgtgctcagttgatgggaggatctgttggtatttatgaggctgagtttgatacgaataggtcccagactattcgctttggggtcttgcagacccggtatgaggctgcgttggcgg agcaccgatatgaggacgctgcacggatttggctggtgaaccagctaggcgccACGCTCTTTGTTAGCAAGAGCGGAGGCTACCATACGACCGTCTATTGGATAGGGATGTTGGAGGATCTTGGTCGAGTGtgcgagtacgcgtggggcgcgattgcgctcgctacgctatacgaccagcttagtcgagcgtccaggagggggacggcccagatgggaggttttagctcgctcctgctaggatgggtctacgagtacctttctgaccgcgtcattatccgtagggcggatccggagtactcgcaggaccagcctagggcgcggcggtgggctatgtcccgggtcgggcatgcaggccttgatgagaggcgagtcatgctcgatgagctgacggtggatgacGTTATATGGACCtcatttgaggaccatcgggctcatcaaccacgggatccgagggccatgtattctggctacatccggtcgccatttggccgtgttgttcgacggcatctaccagagagggttctgcgccagtttggcttcatacaggatgtccctcaacacccctctgagatccagacgtctgggtcccttgctgagaccgcagatgctgcctttgctgagtttgcgccgcacctccgccctcaggggatccccgctacatatccgggagaggctgtggaggattacatgaggtggtacagcgctgtgtcccatcggttcatcatccctgatgataggagggaggagttcagtgcagtg actgttatgcgtcgggccgtggacttgttggagcagtcactcgaggtgccagatgctcctgcagagggcacgcattcccgatccctcactgagagggcgctggatcttattagatccaatgccttcattggtacccagggggtagcctttgctgctgtccgaggagctagagctgcaggaggcagaggtcgtggagacagagcgcgtggaggcagaggccgtggaggcagagcccgtggagagggtgcTCCTGCAGAGGGTGCTCCTGTAGAGGgtgcgcgtggaggcagaggccgtggaggcagagcccgtggacctagaggtcgtagaggggccggtaggggtcggggcgagtga
- the LOC130719695 gene encoding uncharacterized protein LOC130719695, which yields MHFGTTTSNRAEGAHASLKKMLRDCKGDLATSWDASHSLTCNRHTEILASFERSIHRIDHIFMFPFYTNIRGFVSNKCLQLIDDEHIRMKSYGGCDCLLRETHGLPCGCELAGYERIPYESIHPFWKRLSWEHVPEPVADTTSNHICGMNHGDMQPEVEALTHYFSSLDTGGQSMVRRKLQAIYCPESSSLCTPAVKIRSKRTLKANEKIPPKNKAIGSLTRDLSGFEHVDREIREAKKVSQPPKKKKRVKKSDTSYFMGHFPAFFHPYIQTVQNVEDDGNCGYRVVAALLGLPSGSKWFSYPSPLRVVGHTFH from the exons atgcactttggaacaacaacaagtaacag ggctgagggtgcacatgccagtttgaagaagatgttacgggattgcaagggtgacctggccacttcatgggatgcgtcgcatagtttgacatgtaatcgacatactgaaatattagcatcgtttgagcgcagtattcacagaattgatcacattttcatgttcccattttacacaaatattagaggatttgtgtcaaacaaatgcctgcagctcatcgacgatgaacatataagaatgaagtcctacggcggatgcgattgcttgttgagagagactcatggactaccttgcggttgtgaacttgcag gttatgaaagaattccatatgagtcaattcatccattctggaagagactgagttgggagcatgtacctgaacctgttgcagatactaccagcaaccatatttgcggcatgaaccatggagatatgcaaccagaagttgaggcattgacacattatttcagttctttggatactggagggcagagtatggtaaggaggaagcttcaagcgatctattgtcctgaaagcagttcacTTTGTACTCCTGCGGTTAAGATAAGGTCCAAGCGCACTCTTAAGGCGAATGAGAAAATACCACCTAAGAAtaaagcaataggatccttgactcgtgatctttcaggttttgaacatgttgatagggagatcagagaggcaaagaaggtttcacaaccaccaaagaagaagaagcgtgtgaagaagtctgatacaagctatttcatgggtcattttccagcctttttccacccatatatacaaacagttcagaatgttgaggatgatggtaactgtggctatagagtCGTTGCTGCATTACTCGGACTACCATCAG gttccaagtGGTTTTCATATCCATCTCCTCTACGGGTTGTTGGTCATACCTTCCACTAA
- the LOC130717256 gene encoding uncharacterized protein ycf45 isoform X1, whose amino-acid sequence MGVATLSSSSSCWMVAPWISKTKPHTTLKFNCSQASPPLPHSSSSSAQKDDLQPLLQILPSDLHHNLLNQANRPQLLEVILDLGRYPEARYLGKLGSQYLRNTEVTVKELEHAQQAVGEFGRDNRAGIEGTLHRISAIRSRNGAIVGLTCRVGRAVSGHIDMVYDLLQYGKNILFVGRPGVGKTTVMREIARVLSDEFNKRVVIVDTSNEIGGDGNIPHAAIGGARRMQVPEPSMQHSVMIEAVENHMPEVIIVDEIGTVAEAHACRSIAERGIMLIGTAHGEQLENIMKNPTLSDLIGGIASVTLGDAEARARKCQKTILERKAPPTFDFVMEMRDRHYWITHQTDKSVDLLLQGKIPQVEVRKRDEKCKVVIEKSKAYDKCQI is encoded by the exons ATGGGCGTTGCGACactatcatcatcttcttcatgttgGATGGTGGCGCCATGGATTTCAAAGACAAAACCACACACCACTCTCAAATTCAACTGCTCGCAAGCCTCGCCGCCACTTCcacactcttcttcttcttctgcgcAGAAAGACGACCTCCAACCTCTCTTACAG ATTCTTCCCTCTGATTTGCATCACAATCTCCTCAATCAAGCAAATCGCCCTCAACTTCTAGAG GTTATTTTGGATTTGGGTCGTTACCCAGAAGCTCGTTACCTAGGAAAACTTGGTAGCCAGTATCTAAGGAACACTGAG GTAACGGTGAAAGAGTTGGAACATGCTCAACAAGCTGTTGGTGAGTTTGGGAGGGACAATAGAGCTGGCATTGAGGGTACGTTGCATCGGATATCCGCGATAAGGAGTAGGAATGGTGCCATTGTTGGGTTGACGTGTCGGGTTGGGAGGGCGGTCAGCGGCCACATTGACATGGTTTATGATCTGCTTCAATATGGGAAGAACATTTTATTTGTTGGAAG GCCTGGGGTTGGCAAGACTACCGTTATGCGAGAGATTGCTCGTGTACTGTCTGATGAATTTAACAAGAGAGTG GTGATTGTTGATACCAGCAATGAAATTGGAGGCGATGGCAATATTCCTCATGCAGCAATTGGGGGTGCACGAAGAATGCAGGTACCTGAGCCATCAATGCAGCATAGCGTGATGATTGAGGCAGTAGAAAATCACATGCCTGAGGTGATTATAGTCGATGAGATTGGCACAGTAGCTGAAGCTCATGCTTGCAGGTCAATTGCTGAGCGAGGCATTATGCTTATTGGGACTGCTCATGGAGAGCAGCTTGAGAATATCATGAAGAATCCTACACTCTCTGATCTG ATTGGCGGAATAGCAAGCGTTACTCTGGGAGACGCAGAAGCCAGAGCAAGAAAGTGTCAGAAGACAATTCTTGAGAGGAAAGCACCTCCAACATTTGATTTCGTGATGGAGATGAGAGACAGACACTACTGGATTACACATCAG ACTGACAAAAGCGTTGATCTGTTGCTTCAAGGCAAAATTCCACAAGTTGAG GTAAGAAAAAGAGATGAAAAATGCAAGGTTGTGATAGAAAAATCTAAAGCGTATGATAAATGCCAAATTTGA
- the LOC130717256 gene encoding uncharacterized protein ycf45 isoform X2, producing the protein MGVATLSSSSSCWMVAPWISKTKPHTTLKFNCSQASPPLPHSSSSSAQKDDLQPLLQILPSDLHHNLLNQANRPQLLEVTVKELEHAQQAVGEFGRDNRAGIEGTLHRISAIRSRNGAIVGLTCRVGRAVSGHIDMVYDLLQYGKNILFVGRPGVGKTTVMREIARVLSDEFNKRVVIVDTSNEIGGDGNIPHAAIGGARRMQVPEPSMQHSVMIEAVENHMPEVIIVDEIGTVAEAHACRSIAERGIMLIGTAHGEQLENIMKNPTLSDLIGGIASVTLGDAEARARKCQKTILERKAPPTFDFVMEMRDRHYWITHQTDKSVDLLLQGKIPQVEVRKRDEKCKVVIEKSKAYDKCQI; encoded by the exons ATGGGCGTTGCGACactatcatcatcttcttcatgttgGATGGTGGCGCCATGGATTTCAAAGACAAAACCACACACCACTCTCAAATTCAACTGCTCGCAAGCCTCGCCGCCACTTCcacactcttcttcttcttctgcgcAGAAAGACGACCTCCAACCTCTCTTACAG ATTCTTCCCTCTGATTTGCATCACAATCTCCTCAATCAAGCAAATCGCCCTCAACTTCTAGAG GTAACGGTGAAAGAGTTGGAACATGCTCAACAAGCTGTTGGTGAGTTTGGGAGGGACAATAGAGCTGGCATTGAGGGTACGTTGCATCGGATATCCGCGATAAGGAGTAGGAATGGTGCCATTGTTGGGTTGACGTGTCGGGTTGGGAGGGCGGTCAGCGGCCACATTGACATGGTTTATGATCTGCTTCAATATGGGAAGAACATTTTATTTGTTGGAAG GCCTGGGGTTGGCAAGACTACCGTTATGCGAGAGATTGCTCGTGTACTGTCTGATGAATTTAACAAGAGAGTG GTGATTGTTGATACCAGCAATGAAATTGGAGGCGATGGCAATATTCCTCATGCAGCAATTGGGGGTGCACGAAGAATGCAGGTACCTGAGCCATCAATGCAGCATAGCGTGATGATTGAGGCAGTAGAAAATCACATGCCTGAGGTGATTATAGTCGATGAGATTGGCACAGTAGCTGAAGCTCATGCTTGCAGGTCAATTGCTGAGCGAGGCATTATGCTTATTGGGACTGCTCATGGAGAGCAGCTTGAGAATATCATGAAGAATCCTACACTCTCTGATCTG ATTGGCGGAATAGCAAGCGTTACTCTGGGAGACGCAGAAGCCAGAGCAAGAAAGTGTCAGAAGACAATTCTTGAGAGGAAAGCACCTCCAACATTTGATTTCGTGATGGAGATGAGAGACAGACACTACTGGATTACACATCAG ACTGACAAAAGCGTTGATCTGTTGCTTCAAGGCAAAATTCCACAAGTTGAG GTAAGAAAAAGAGATGAAAAATGCAAGGTTGTGATAGAAAAATCTAAAGCGTATGATAAATGCCAAATTTGA
- the LOC130717255 gene encoding berberine bridge enzyme-like D-2 — MFNFLNRLCLVCFCLLLLCFDVSLCLSDSLRDFTSCVHSHKIKNFTTFPYNEHDKSSVNNYYQILNFSLQNLRYAEPKIPKPIAIVLPESLDQLQKSVACSREASLEIRVRGGGHSYEGTSSVADEGTLFVIIDMMNLNHVSVDMETETAWVEGGATLGETYYAISQASSVHGFSAGSSPTVGVGGHIGGGGVGLMSRKYGLAADNVVDALLVDANGQLLDKETMGEDVFWAIRGGGGGLWGIVYAWKIKMLKVPQVVTSFIVSRTGTKSNVAKLVHKWQYVAPNLEDEFYLSCFVGAGLPGAKTIGLSASFNGLYLGSRDSAISILNHAFPELGVVEEECRELSWIESMIFFSGLGDGALVPDLKNRYLQNKPFLKSKSDFVRNHVPLVGIGTALDILEKEPRGFVLLEPYGGGMDSICSESIAFPHRSGNLFSILYMIDWNEADNDKSSDYIDWIRGLYASMTPFVSSGPRAAYVNYMDFDLGVMEKISNVASPRDAVDKAKVWGEKYFLSNYYRLVRAKTQIDPSNVFTNEQGIPPMPFTSSNAKPQCT, encoded by the coding sequence ATGTTCAACTTCCTCAATAGATTGTGCCTTGTATGTTTTTGTCTCCTTTTGTTATGCTTTGATGTTTCTCTGTGTTTATCTGATTCACTAAGAGACTTCACTTCTTGTGTGCATAGTCACAAAATCAAAAACTTTACTACCTTCCCTTACAATGAACATGACAAATCCTCAGTTAATAATTACTACCAAATTCTCAATTTTTCACTTCAAAACTTAAGGTATGCAGAGCCTAAGATTCCTAAGCCAATAGCCATTGTCCTCCCAGAGAGTTTGGACCAGCTGCAAAAAAGTGTAGCATGTTCTAGAGAAGCCTCCCTAGAGATCAGGGTAAGAGGTGGTGGCCATAGCTATGAAGGAACTTCCTCTGTTGCTGATGAAGGGACCCTTTTTGTCATCATTGACATGATGAACTTAAACCACGTTTCGGTGGACATGGAGACTGAGACAGCATGGGTTGAAGGAGGTGCAACACTGGGAGAGACTTACTATGCAATCTCTCAAGCAAGTAGTGTGCATGGATTCTCAGCAGGGTCAAGTCCAACTGTTGGAGTTGGAGGGCacattggtggtggtggagttggTTTGATGTCAAGAAAATATGGTCTTGCGGCAGATAATGTGGTGGATGCCCTTCTTGTTGATGCCAATGGACAATTGTTAGACAAAGAAACCATGGGAGAGGATGTGTTTTGGGCTATTAGAGGAGGAGGGGGTGGTCTCTGGGGGATTGTCTATGCTTGGAAAATCAAAATGTTGAAAGTGCCACAAGTTGTAACCAGTTTCATTGTGTCTAGAACAGGCACAAAGAGTAATGTAGCAAAGCTTGTGCACAAATGGCAATATGTGGCACCCAACTTGGAAGATGAGTTCTACTTGTCATGCTTTGTTGGTGCTGGTCTGCCAGGAGCTAAAACTATAGGCTTATCAGCATCATTCAATGGGTTATATCTTGGTTCTAGGGACAGTGCCATATCCATCCTGAACCATGCTTTTCCAGAATTGGGTGTTGTGGAAGAAGAATGCAGAGAACTGAGTTGGATTGAGTCAATGATTTTCTTCTCTGGCTTAGGTGATGGAGCCTTGGTTCCTGACTTGAAGAACAGGTATCTGCAAAATAAACCTTTTTTGAAGTCCAAATCAGATTTTGTGAGGAACCATGTCCCTCTTGTAGGCATAGGAACTGCACTGGACATCCTTGAAAAGGAGCCTAGAGGGTTTGTTCTTTTGGAACCTTATGGTGGGGGGATGGATAGTATATGCAGTGAGTCCATTGCTTTTCCACACAGATCAGGAAACCTTTTTTCAATTCTGTATATGATCGATTGGAATGAAGCTGACAATGACAAAAGCAGTGATTACATTGATTGGATAAGAGGATTATATGCTTCTATGACTCCTTTTGTTTCATCAGGTCCAAGGGCTGCATATGTTAATTACATGGATTTTGACCTTGGAGTGATGGAGAAGATTAGCAATGTTGCTAGTCCAAGAGATGCAGTTGATAAAGCTAAGGTTTGGGGTGAAAAGTACTTTTTGAGTAATTACTACAGATTGGTGAGGGCCAAGACTCAGATTGATCCTAGCAATGTTTTCACCAATGAACAAGGCATTCCTCCTATGCCGTTTACCAGTTCCAATGCCAAACCTCAGTGTACATGA
- the LOC130716570 gene encoding berberine bridge enzyme-like D-2, with translation MFNFLQRLCLLCYCFFLLSFDVSLCSSDSLRNFTSCLDNHKIKNFTTFPYNEHDSAYNYFKILNFSIQNLRFAEPKLPKPIAIVLPESLKQLQKSVACSKEASLEIRVRSGGHSYEGTSSVADDDTRFVIIDMMNLNHVRVDMETETAWVEGGATLGETYYAISQSSGVHGFSAGSCPTVGVGGHVGGGGFGLLSRKYGLAADNVVDALLVDADGKLLDKETMGEDVFWAIRGGGGGLWGIVYAWKIKLLKVPQVVTSFIASRKGTKSHVAKLVHKWQYVAPKLEDDFYLSCFVGAGLPEAKTIGISATFKGFYLGPRDSAISILNQTFPELGVVQEECREMSWIESIVFFSGLGDGALVPDLKNRYMQDKEYFKAKSDFVRIHVPLVGIETALEILEKEPKGQIVMDPYGGMMHNISSESIAFPHRSGNLFTIQYLIYWKEADNDKSSDYIDWIRGFYASMTPFVSWGPRAAYINYMDFDLGVMEKISNGASAKDAVEKAKVWGEKYFLSNYGRLVMAKTQVDPSNVFTNEQGIPPMSFTSFNAKGEYKKDAIFVKGSTMLI, from the coding sequence ATGTTCAACTTCCTCCAAAGATTATGCCTTCTATGttattgtttctttttgttATCTTTTGATGTATCTCTGTGTTCATCTGATTCACTAAGAAACTTCACTTCTTGTTTGGACAATCACAAAATCAAAAACTTTACCACCTTCCCTTACAATGAACATGACTCTGCTTATAACTACTTCAAGATTCTCAATTTTTCCATTCAAAACTTAAGGTTTGCAGAGCCTAAGCTTCCTAAGCCAATAGCCATTGTACTGCCAGAGAGTTTGAAGCAGCTGCAGAAAAGTGTAGCATGTTCTAAAGAAGCCTCCCTAGAGATCAGAGTAAGAAGTGGTGGCCATAGCTATGAAGGAACTTCCTCAGTTGCTGATGACGACACCCGTTTTGTCATCATTGACATGATGAACTTAAACCATGTTAGGGTGGACATGGAGACTGAGACAGCATGGGTTGAAGGTGGTGCCACACTGGGAGAGACTTACTATGCAATCTCCCAATCAAGTGGTGTGCATGGATTCTCAGCAGGGTCATGTCCAACTGTAGGAGTTGGAGGgcatgttggtggtggtggatttGGGCTGTTGTCAAGAAAATATGGTCTTGCAGCAGATAATGTGGTAGATGCTCTTCTTGTTGATGCTGATGGAAAATTGTTAGATAAAGAAACCATGGGAGAGGATGTGTTTTGGGCTATTAGAGGAGGAGGGGGTGGTCTTTGGGGGATTGTTTATGCTTGGAAAATCAAGCTGTTGAAAGTGCCACAAGTTGTAACAAGTTTCATTGCGTCTAGGAAAGGCACAAAAAGTCATGTTGCTAAGTTAGTTCACAAATGGCAATATGTGGCACCCAAATTGGAAGATGATTTCTACTTGTCATGCTTTGTTGGTGCAGGTTTGCCCGAGGCTAAAACTATAGGCATATCAGCAACATTTAAAGGGTTTTATCTTGGTCCTAGGGACAGTGCTATATCCATTCTAAACCAAACTTTTCCTGAATTGGGTGTTGTGCAAGAAGAATGTAGAGAAATGAGTTGGATTGAGTCAATTGTTTTCTTCTCTGGATTAGGTGATGGAGCCTTGGTCCCTGACTTGAAGAACAGGTATATGCAAGATAAAGAATATTTCAAGGCAAAATCAGATTTTGTGAGGATCCATGTCCCTCTTGTAGGCATAGAAACTGCACTGGAAATTCTTGAAAAGGAGCCTAAAGGGCAAATCGTTATGGACCCTTATGGTGGGATGATGCATAATATAAGCAGTGAATCCATTGCTTTTCCACACAGATCAGGAAACCTGTTTACAATTCAGTACCTGATCTATTGGAAAGAAGCTGACAATGACAAAAGCAGTGATTATATTGATTGGATTAGAGGATTCTATGCTTCTATGACTCCTTTTGTTTCATGGGGTCCAAGGGCTGCATATATTAATTACATGGATTTTGACCTTGGAGTGATGGAGAAGATTAGCAATGGTGCTAGTGCAAAAGATGCAGTTGAAAAAGCTAAGGTTTGGGGTGAAAAGTACTTCTTGAGTAACTACGGCAGATTGGTGATGGCCAAGACTCAGGTTGATCCTAGCAATGTTTTCACCAATGAACAAGGCATTCCTCCCATGTCTTTTACTAGTTTCAATGCTAAAGGGGAGTACAAAAAGGATGCTATATTTGTTAAAGGGTCTACCATGTTGATTTGA